DNA sequence from the Acanthochromis polyacanthus isolate Apoly-LR-REF ecotype Palm Island chromosome 5, KAUST_Apoly_ChrSc, whole genome shotgun sequence genome:
ctttaaaacaagtcaATTGTGAACCGCAGGACGAGGATTAAATCATCATCTAGATGCAATTTTACAGCCTAAATCTGGGGGTTACAGTCATTCCAGTGGTTAAGCTGTAACTTAAGAGTTTTCCCTCTCAGTTAGTCCCTGCTGCAAAGACAATAAACAGCAGAGTCATATCTCTTATTTTGACACCACGCTGCTTCAGGCTACTCACCCTGGAGTGACAGAGGAAACCAGCGTAGAGCAGCAGCACTGCAGGCAGCAGCACCACAGAGAAGACCACAGCCAGGAGCAGAGCGCTGGCCAGGACCACGCTCAGGTTCCAGAGGATGAGAACTGCCCCGCAGGCCACGCAGCCACACCTGCCCCTGCGGCTGCCCCACGCACTCCCCCCGCTGTGGGCCACGGGAGGGGGCAGCATCTTCACTCCCTCCCCCATCCAGaactcctcctctttctcctcctcagctGAGCCTCCGTCTTCCAGGTCCACGTCCATACCGCACATCCTGAGAGACAGAAGGCTCCATTTAAACTGACACTGCAGGAGGATTCCTTGATGTGATTAGCTTTTAATTTACTGATTAGAAAA
Encoded proteins:
- the LOC110966531 gene encoding transmembrane protein 88; the encoded protein is MCGMDVDLEDGGSAEEEKEEEFWMGEGVKMLPPPVAHSGGSAWGSRRGRCGCVACGAVLILWNLSVVLASALLLAVVFSVVLLPAVLLLYAGFLCHSRVLDAPSAICRYLDDNSCSALIILGFVMMSPLVVVAAAVFCGLLRRFRLLLFIQPITRAWYKGRLLDWAGSVHAWV